Proteins from one Salinispora arenicola genomic window:
- a CDS encoding AI-2E family transporter, producing MSRSAVGPWFPSGGDSGHRVTEFPTGLGQRRILSDLTGAAGTLRRQEVRLSRFERIRGQFRRAYESLRSRRESAGLRAGTPGSAAWVVPDPTPSSPQPPPASAAPSAQPVGVEASAPLHSSTSSRDDADVPHALRVGAAWSWRLLAIGIVAWALLKIVGQIRIVIIPLAIALLLSALLAPAVGWLFRARFPRSLATAVVLVGGLAAVVGTLTLVVNEFIQGVPELSEKSSQGVRQIQDWLRTGPLHLDDRQLDNYINEAEKWINDNTAGLTSGALSTAATLAEVLTGTILVLFATFFFLRDGGRIWRFLVRLLPVNARWKVDDAGRASWQTLGAYVRATVLVAFIDALGIGIFLVIFEIPFAFPLAALVFLASFIPIVGATLSGGVAVLVALVDSGPITALIILGVVIGVQQLEGHVLQPLIMGRAVAIHPLAVIVGIAAGVVLAGVTGALIAVPLIAVLNTAVRRLAARSVPETPSDAVVVVSKDR from the coding sequence GTATCCTGTCCGACCTGACCGGTGCGGCCGGAACGCTTCGTCGCCAGGAGGTGCGCTTGAGCCGTTTCGAGCGGATACGTGGACAGTTCCGCCGTGCGTACGAGTCGTTGCGGTCGCGGCGGGAATCGGCGGGCCTGCGCGCCGGGACGCCCGGCAGCGCGGCGTGGGTCGTGCCCGATCCGACGCCGTCGTCACCGCAACCGCCACCGGCCAGTGCGGCGCCATCCGCGCAGCCGGTCGGCGTGGAGGCGTCCGCGCCGCTGCACAGCTCCACGTCCAGCCGGGACGACGCGGACGTTCCGCATGCGCTACGGGTCGGTGCCGCCTGGTCCTGGCGGCTGCTCGCGATCGGGATCGTCGCCTGGGCTCTGTTGAAGATCGTGGGACAGATCCGGATCGTGATCATCCCGTTGGCCATCGCGCTGTTGCTGTCGGCGCTGCTGGCCCCGGCTGTCGGCTGGCTGTTCCGGGCTCGGTTCCCGCGATCGCTGGCGACCGCCGTGGTGCTGGTGGGCGGGCTGGCCGCGGTGGTCGGCACGCTGACCCTGGTGGTGAACGAGTTCATTCAGGGTGTGCCGGAGTTGAGCGAGAAGTCATCCCAGGGCGTACGCCAGATCCAGGACTGGCTGAGAACCGGCCCGCTGCACCTCGACGACCGGCAGTTGGACAACTACATCAACGAGGCCGAGAAGTGGATCAATGACAACACCGCTGGGCTGACCAGCGGGGCGCTCTCCACCGCGGCCACCCTGGCCGAGGTGCTGACCGGCACGATCCTGGTGCTCTTCGCGACGTTCTTCTTCCTTCGTGACGGCGGCCGGATCTGGCGCTTCCTGGTCCGGCTGCTTCCGGTCAACGCCCGCTGGAAGGTCGACGACGCCGGCCGGGCGTCCTGGCAGACGCTTGGCGCATACGTGCGCGCCACCGTGCTGGTCGCCTTCATCGACGCGCTTGGCATCGGCATCTTCCTGGTGATCTTCGAGATCCCGTTCGCGTTTCCGCTCGCCGCGTTGGTCTTCCTCGCGTCGTTCATCCCGATCGTCGGCGCGACGCTGTCCGGCGGGGTCGCGGTGCTCGTCGCCCTGGTGGACAGCGGACCGATCACCGCGTTGATCATCCTGGGTGTGGTGATCGGTGTGCAGCAGCTCGAGGGGCACGTGCTCCAGCCATTGATCATGGGGCGGGCGGTGGCCATCCATCCGCTCGCGGTGATCGTCGGTATCGCCGCTGGGGTGGTCCTCGCCGGGGTCACCGGGGCGCTGATCGCGGTGCCGTTGATCGCGGTGCTCAACACGGCCGTCCGCCGCCTCGCCGCCCGTTCCGTCCCGGAGACACCATCCGACGCCGTCGTTGTCGTGAGCAAGGACCGCTGA